In a single window of the Streptomyces sp. NBC_00094 genome:
- a CDS encoding TetR/AcrR family transcriptional regulator, giving the protein MTTPPAPTGPDSPAAQAAPASRAERIGDAALDLLVERGMRGLTHRAVDERAGLPQGSTSNHARTRQALLETAVRRQVHWEARVLAPDALPGSGGPDTPGGGVPPGIDALVDALALALHRYLTDHRALLVSRYELALEATRRPELRAFFDAAGSVFHGPLVAAMTAAGSPAPERHALSLIAWCEGLLFSCAAGSFHAMVPTHAELRTGFDELLRGMLGVHRA; this is encoded by the coding sequence ATGACCACCCCGCCCGCGCCCACCGGACCCGACTCCCCGGCTGCCCAGGCCGCCCCGGCCTCCCGCGCCGAGCGGATCGGTGACGCCGCTCTCGACCTGCTCGTCGAGCGGGGCATGCGGGGCCTGACCCATCGCGCCGTGGACGAGCGGGCGGGTCTGCCGCAGGGGTCGACGTCCAATCACGCCCGGACCCGCCAGGCCCTTCTGGAGACGGCCGTACGGCGGCAGGTCCACTGGGAGGCGCGCGTCCTGGCCCCGGACGCGTTGCCGGGCAGCGGCGGCCCGGACACTCCCGGCGGCGGTGTACCCCCGGGCATCGACGCCCTCGTGGACGCGCTCGCCCTCGCCCTGCACCGCTACCTCACGGACCACCGCGCCCTGCTCGTCTCCCGGTACGAGCTGGCCCTTGAGGCCACCCGCCGCCCCGAGCTCCGCGCCTTCTTCGACGCGGCGGGCTCCGTGTTCCACGGCCCGCTCGTCGCGGCGATGACCGCGGCCGGCTCCCCGGCGCCCGAACGCCACGCGCTCTCCCTCATCGCCTGGTGCGAGGGGCTGTTGTTCTCGTGCGCCGCCGGCTCCTTCCACGCGATGGTGCCCACCCACGCGGAACTGCGCACCGGCTTCGACGAGTTGCTCCGGGGCATGCTCGGGGTTCACCGGGCGTAG
- a CDS encoding flavin reductase family protein: MRVNIDPELSDRTSFYRLLTATVVPRPIAWVSTTSADGTDNLAPHSFFTIASVTPPVVQFTSVGRKDSLRNVEETGQFVVNLAPEGLFEQINATATDFPHGVSEFDACAVEREPSLRVKPPRVAQSPVALECELHSTVRIGDSTVVFGRVVHAAVDESVMRDGHPEMTLMRPLTRLGKNEWGTLGGIKEIARVPYRA, encoded by the coding sequence ATGCGCGTGAACATCGATCCCGAACTCAGCGACCGGACGTCCTTCTACCGGTTGCTCACCGCCACCGTCGTACCCCGGCCGATCGCCTGGGTCTCCACGACGTCGGCCGACGGGACGGACAACCTCGCCCCGCACTCCTTCTTCACCATCGCCTCCGTCACGCCGCCCGTCGTGCAGTTCACCTCGGTGGGCCGCAAGGACTCGCTGCGCAATGTGGAGGAGACCGGGCAGTTCGTGGTCAATCTCGCGCCCGAAGGGCTCTTCGAGCAGATCAACGCCACGGCGACCGACTTCCCGCACGGGGTGAGCGAGTTCGACGCCTGCGCCGTCGAGCGCGAGCCGAGCCTCCGGGTGAAGCCGCCGCGCGTGGCCCAGTCGCCGGTGGCGCTCGAGTGCGAGCTGCACAGCACGGTGCGGATCGGGGACTCGACGGTCGTCTTCGGCCGGGTCGTGCACGCGGCCGTCGACGAGTCGGTCATGCGCGACGGCCACCCCGAGATGACGCTGATGCGCCCGCTGACCCGGCTCGGCAAGAACGAGTGGGGCACCCTGGGCGGCATCAAGGAGATCGCCCGAGTGCCCTACCGGGCCTGA
- a CDS encoding FAD-dependent monooxygenase: MEQHRAIVVGAGIGGLTAAVALHRNGWHVTVLERAADLAPVGAGIGLAPNAQRALDVIGLGDRVRSLAAWQGDGGMRAPDGRWIARTNADAAAARFGGPLVLLHRATLIDILASALPEGTVRTGAAASVVAPGDDHRPARLTTPDGETEAELVVAADGIRSETRHALFPEHPGPRYSGCTTWRVVVPAPERPFAPHETWGAGRLWGTQPLKDGRIYAYAMATAPEGGHAPDDEKAELLRLFGDWHHPVPEILAAVDPGQVLRHDVHHLTDPLPAFHQGRVALLGDAAHAMMPSLGQGGNQAIEDAVVLAHHARSAPGFVPTRALAAYTADRLPRTTALVRKAARTGAVTMLSARPAVALRAALVGAVSRLGPGLVLRGFDGIADWHPPVVPARPA, from the coding sequence ATGGAACAGCACCGCGCCATCGTCGTCGGAGCCGGAATCGGCGGGCTCACCGCCGCCGTCGCCCTCCACCGCAACGGCTGGCACGTCACCGTCCTGGAGCGCGCCGCCGACCTCGCCCCCGTGGGCGCCGGCATCGGCCTGGCCCCCAACGCCCAGCGGGCCCTGGACGTCATCGGCCTCGGTGACCGCGTCCGCTCCCTCGCCGCCTGGCAGGGCGACGGCGGCATGCGCGCCCCCGACGGCCGCTGGATCGCCCGGACGAACGCCGACGCCGCCGCCGCTCGCTTCGGCGGCCCGCTCGTCCTGCTCCACCGCGCCACTCTCATCGACATCCTCGCCTCGGCCCTCCCCGAGGGAACCGTCCGCACCGGAGCCGCCGCCTCCGTCGTCGCCCCCGGCGACGACCACCGCCCCGCCCGGCTCACCACCCCGGACGGCGAGACCGAGGCCGAGCTCGTCGTCGCCGCCGACGGCATCCGGTCCGAGACCCGGCACGCCCTCTTCCCCGAGCACCCCGGTCCCCGGTACTCCGGCTGCACCACCTGGCGGGTCGTCGTCCCCGCCCCCGAGCGGCCCTTCGCCCCGCACGAGACCTGGGGTGCCGGACGACTCTGGGGCACCCAGCCGCTCAAGGACGGCCGGATCTACGCGTACGCCATGGCCACCGCCCCCGAGGGCGGCCACGCGCCGGACGACGAGAAGGCCGAACTCCTGCGGCTCTTCGGGGACTGGCACCACCCCGTCCCCGAGATCCTCGCCGCCGTCGACCCCGGTCAGGTCCTGCGCCACGACGTCCACCACCTGACCGACCCGCTGCCCGCCTTCCACCAGGGCAGGGTCGCCCTGCTCGGCGACGCCGCGCACGCGATGATGCCGAGCCTCGGCCAGGGCGGGAACCAGGCCATCGAGGACGCCGTCGTCCTCGCCCACCACGCCCGCTCCGCCCCCGGCTTCGTCCCGACCCGCGCGCTCGCCGCGTACACCGCCGACCGGCTGCCGCGCACCACCGCCCTCGTCCGCAAGGCCGCCCGCACCGGGGCGGTCACCATGCTCTCCGCCCGCCCCGCCGTAGCCCTGCGCGCCGCGCTCGTCGGCGCCGTCTCCCGCCTCGGCCCGGGCCTCGTGCTGCGCGGCTTCGACGGCATCGCCGACTGGCACCCGCCGGTGGTCCCGGCCCGCCCCGCGTAA
- a CDS encoding Gfo/Idh/MocA family protein, giving the protein MKVGCIGLGDIAQKAYLPVLATLPGVELHLQTRTAATLDRVADTLHLPAAQRHRDLDSLLAAGLDAAFVHAPTAAHAEIAGRLLEAGVPTYVDKPLAYDYADSERIVELAEKRAVSLAVGFNRRLAPAYAQCIEHPRELILLQKNRIGLPEDPRTLVLDDFIHVVDTLRFLLPGEVEHIDVRARMREGLMHHVVLQLSGDGFTAIGMMNRMNGSTEEVLEVSGQDTKRQVLNLSDVVDHKGQPTVRRRGDWVPVARQRGIEQAVLAFLDAVRDGRLLSARDALLTHELCERVVREALLQAV; this is encoded by the coding sequence GTGAAGGTTGGCTGCATCGGACTCGGCGACATCGCGCAGAAGGCCTACCTCCCCGTCCTCGCCACCCTCCCCGGGGTCGAACTCCACCTCCAGACCCGCACCGCCGCGACCCTGGACCGGGTCGCCGACACCCTCCACCTGCCCGCCGCGCAGCGCCACCGGGACCTCGACTCGCTGCTCGCCGCCGGGCTCGACGCGGCCTTCGTCCACGCGCCGACCGCCGCCCACGCCGAGATCGCCGGCCGCCTCCTCGAAGCGGGCGTCCCCACGTACGTCGACAAGCCCCTCGCGTACGACTACGCCGACTCCGAGCGGATCGTGGAGCTCGCCGAGAAGCGCGCGGTCAGCCTCGCCGTCGGCTTCAACCGGCGCCTCGCCCCCGCCTACGCCCAGTGCATCGAGCACCCGCGCGAGCTGATCCTCCTCCAGAAGAACCGGATCGGGCTGCCCGAGGACCCCCGCACGCTCGTCCTCGACGACTTCATCCACGTCGTCGACACCCTGCGCTTCCTCCTCCCCGGAGAGGTCGAGCACATCGACGTGCGCGCCCGCATGCGCGAAGGGCTCATGCACCACGTCGTGCTCCAGCTCTCCGGCGACGGGTTCACCGCCATCGGCATGATGAACCGGATGAACGGCTCCACCGAAGAGGTCCTGGAGGTCTCGGGCCAGGACACCAAGCGCCAGGTCCTCAACCTCTCCGACGTCGTCGACCACAAGGGCCAGCCGACCGTGCGCAGGCGCGGCGACTGGGTGCCGGTGGCCCGCCAGCGCGGGATCGAGCAGGCCGTACTGGCCTTCCTCGACGCCGTACGCGACGGGCGGCTGCTCAGCGCCCGCGACGCCCTGCTCACCCACGAACTGTGCGAGCGCGTGGTCCGCGAGGCGCTGCTCCAGGCCGTCTGA
- a CDS encoding nuclear transport factor 2 family protein, with protein MTQRVDLAVVMDRLAIDDLITGYAAAVDDADWTAYRALFTSDGRADYRGSGGVEGPAGEVADWLAETMTLFPVRQHLIVNRRVLFREAGGYRESGDGADIRADYVNPMRFATGEDFLCGGRYAFTALRTADGWRLRSVVVDERWRRH; from the coding sequence ATGACGCAGCGCGTGGACCTCGCGGTCGTGATGGACCGGCTCGCCATCGACGATCTGATCACCGGATACGCGGCGGCCGTGGACGACGCCGACTGGACCGCCTACCGGGCCCTGTTCACCTCCGACGGCCGTGCCGACTACCGCGGCTCGGGCGGGGTCGAGGGGCCGGCGGGCGAGGTGGCCGACTGGCTCGCCGAGACGATGACCCTCTTCCCCGTACGCCAGCACCTCATCGTGAACCGGCGGGTCCTCTTCCGGGAGGCCGGCGGATACCGGGAGTCCGGCGACGGCGCGGACATCCGCGCCGACTACGTGAACCCGATGCGCTTCGCCACCGGCGAGGACTTCCTCTGCGGCGGCCGCTACGCCTTCACGGCGCTGCGCACCGCCGACGGCTGGCGGCTCCGCTCGGTGGTCGTCGACGAGCGGTGGCGCCGGCACTGA
- a CDS encoding undecaprenyl-diphosphate phosphatase produces MSWFESFILGLVQGLTEFLPISSSAHLRLTAAFAGWEDPGAAFTAITQIGTETAVLIYFRKDIARIVTAWFRSLTDKAMRSDHDAQMGWLVIVGSIPIGVLGVTFKDQIEGPFRDLRLIATTLIVMGVVLGVADRLAARDEAGGRHRVVRERKSLKDLSVKDGLIFGFCQAMALIPGVSRSGATISGGLLMGYTREAAARYSFLLAIPAVLASGAFELKDAGEGGHVSWGPTIFATLIAFAVGYAVIAWFMKFITTKSFMPFVIYRILLGILLFILVGTDALSPHAGESAG; encoded by the coding sequence ATGAGTTGGTTCGAATCGTTCATCCTCGGACTCGTACAGGGGCTGACGGAGTTCCTTCCCATCTCCTCCAGCGCGCACCTCCGGCTCACCGCCGCCTTCGCCGGCTGGGAGGACCCGGGCGCGGCCTTCACCGCGATCACCCAGATCGGCACGGAGACGGCCGTCCTGATCTACTTCCGCAAGGACATCGCGCGGATCGTCACGGCCTGGTTCCGCTCCCTCACCGACAAGGCGATGCGCTCCGACCACGACGCCCAGATGGGCTGGCTGGTGATCGTCGGATCGATCCCGATCGGTGTCCTCGGTGTCACGTTCAAGGACCAGATCGAAGGCCCCTTCCGCGACCTGCGGCTGATCGCCACCACGCTGATCGTCATGGGCGTGGTCCTCGGCGTCGCGGACCGGCTGGCCGCCCGCGACGAGGCCGGCGGCCGCCACCGGGTGGTCCGGGAGCGCAAGTCGCTCAAGGACCTCAGCGTGAAGGACGGCCTGATCTTCGGCTTCTGCCAGGCGATGGCGCTGATCCCCGGCGTCTCCCGCTCGGGCGCGACGATCTCCGGCGGTCTGCTCATGGGGTACACCCGCGAGGCGGCCGCCCGCTACTCGTTCCTGCTCGCGATCCCGGCGGTCCTCGCCTCCGGTGCCTTCGAGCTGAAGGACGCGGGCGAGGGCGGTCACGTCTCCTGGGGCCCGACGATCTTCGCGACGCTCATCGCGTTCGCCGTCGGCTACGCGGTGATCGCCTGGTTCATGAAGTTCATCACCACCAAGAGCTTCATGCCCTTCGTGATCTACCGGATCCTGCTGGGCATCCTGCTCTTCATCCTCGTCGGCACCGACGCCCTGAGCCCGCACGCGGGCGAGTCCGCGGGCTGA
- a CDS encoding DinB family protein, producing MTTERTESVPRVDPSTTSGEREALEQWLDFHRATLARKCEGLDDAQLRTPSAAPSDLNLLGLVRHMTEVERGWFRNVLAGEEAPWFYSTDEDYDRDIHTTDEDTYEEAYANWQAEIAHARALAAPHGLDDLGAGKHRTGRTFNLRWIYLHMIEEYARHNGHADLIRERIDGATGD from the coding sequence ATGACCACCGAACGCACCGAATCCGTGCCCCGTGTCGACCCGTCCACCACCTCGGGCGAGCGTGAGGCGCTGGAGCAGTGGCTCGACTTCCACCGTGCGACCCTCGCGAGGAAGTGCGAGGGGCTCGACGACGCCCAGCTCCGCACCCCCTCCGCCGCTCCGTCCGACCTCAACCTGCTGGGTCTCGTCCGGCACATGACCGAGGTCGAGCGCGGCTGGTTCCGCAACGTGCTGGCCGGCGAGGAGGCCCCGTGGTTCTACTCCACCGACGAGGACTACGACCGTGACATCCACACCACGGACGAGGACACCTACGAGGAGGCCTACGCCAACTGGCAGGCCGAGATCGCCCACGCGCGCGCCCTGGCCGCCCCGCACGGTCTCGACGACCTGGGCGCGGGCAAGCACCGCACCGGACGGACCTTCAACCTCCGCTGGATCTACCTGCACATGATCGAGGAGTACGCCCGTCACAACGGCCACGCGGACCTGATCCGGGAGCGGATCGACGGCGCCACCGGCGACTGA
- the ung gene encoding uracil-DNA glycosylase, which translates to MTDTSMLPESWRGVLGEELRKPYFTQLTEFVEEERANGPVFPPKDEVFAALDATPYDKVKVLILGQDPYHGEGQGHGLCFSVRPGVKTPPSLRNIYKEMQAELGHPIPDNGYLMPWAEQGVLLLNAVLTVRSGEANSHKGKGWEKFTDAVITAVAARPDPVVFVLWGNYAQKKLPLIDEERHVVVKGAHPSPLSAKKFFGSQPFTQIDAAVAAQGHEPIDWRIPDLG; encoded by the coding sequence GTGACCGACACCAGCATGCTGCCCGAGTCCTGGCGGGGTGTTCTCGGCGAGGAGCTGCGCAAGCCGTACTTCACGCAGCTCACCGAGTTCGTCGAGGAGGAGCGCGCCAACGGGCCGGTCTTCCCGCCGAAGGACGAGGTCTTCGCGGCCCTCGACGCCACCCCGTACGACAAGGTGAAGGTCCTGATCCTCGGTCAGGACCCCTACCACGGAGAGGGGCAGGGCCACGGCCTCTGCTTCTCCGTCCGCCCCGGCGTGAAGACCCCGCCCTCCCTGCGGAACATCTACAAGGAGATGCAGGCGGAGCTCGGCCACCCCATCCCGGACAACGGCTATCTGATGCCGTGGGCGGAGCAGGGCGTCCTGCTGCTCAACGCGGTCCTCACGGTCCGGTCCGGCGAGGCGAACTCGCACAAGGGCAAGGGCTGGGAGAAGTTCACGGATGCCGTGATCACCGCCGTGGCCGCCCGGCCCGACCCCGTCGTCTTCGTCCTGTGGGGCAACTACGCGCAGAAGAAGCTGCCGCTCATCGACGAGGAGCGGCACGTCGTCGTGAAGGGGGCCCACCCTTCCCCGCTGTCGGCGAAGAAGTTCTTCGGCTCCCAGCCCTTCACCCAGATCGACGCGGCCGTCGCGGCCCAGGGACACGAGCCGATCGACTGGCGCATCCCCGACCTCGGCTGA
- a CDS encoding SDR family oxidoreductase → MTANERPELSGKVALVTGASRGIGYGIAEALVARGDRVVITGRGEEALKEATERLGADRVIGVPGKAHDLDHQAAAVEAAMDGFGRLDFLINNAGTNPVFGPIADLDLGVARKVFETNVISALGFAQRSWHAWQKQHGGAIVNIASIAGVSASPFIGAYGMSKAAMVNLTLQLAHEFAPLVRVNAIAPAVVKTKFAQALYEGREAEAAAAYPLGRLGVPADIGGAAAFLTSSQAEWITGQTLVVDGGIFLNAGVG, encoded by the coding sequence ATGACCGCGAACGAACGGCCGGAGCTCTCCGGCAAGGTCGCCCTCGTCACCGGCGCGAGCCGGGGCATCGGCTACGGCATCGCCGAGGCGCTCGTCGCCCGTGGCGACCGGGTCGTCATCACCGGGCGGGGCGAGGAGGCCCTCAAGGAGGCCACCGAGCGGCTCGGCGCCGACCGGGTGATCGGCGTCCCCGGCAAGGCCCACGACCTGGACCACCAGGCCGCTGCCGTCGAGGCGGCGATGGACGGCTTCGGCCGGCTGGACTTCCTGATCAACAACGCGGGCACGAACCCGGTCTTCGGCCCCATCGCCGATCTCGACCTCGGGGTGGCCCGGAAGGTCTTCGAGACCAACGTGATCTCCGCGCTCGGGTTCGCCCAGCGCAGCTGGCACGCCTGGCAGAAGCAGCACGGCGGTGCAATCGTGAACATCGCCTCCATCGCCGGCGTCTCCGCCTCGCCCTTCATCGGCGCGTACGGCATGAGCAAGGCCGCGATGGTGAATCTGACCCTCCAGCTGGCGCACGAATTCGCCCCGCTCGTGCGGGTCAACGCCATTGCCCCGGCCGTGGTGAAGACGAAGTTCGCGCAGGCGCTCTACGAGGGACGGGAGGCGGAGGCGGCCGCCGCCTATCCGCTCGGCCGGCTCGGTGTCCCCGCGGACATCGGCGGCGCGGCCGCGTTCCTGACCTCCTCGCAAGCGGAGTGGATCACCGGCCAGACCCTCGTCGTCGACGGCGGTATTTTTCTGAACGCCGGAGTCGGCTGA
- the fabG gene encoding 3-oxoacyl-ACP reductase FabG, with the protein MSTTEQRVAVVTGAARGIGAATAIRLAAEGRAVAVLDLDEAACKDTVEKITAAGGTALAVGCDVSDSAQVEAAVARIAAELGAPTILVNNAGVLRDNLLFKMSESDWDLVMNVHLKGAFLMAKACQKHMVDAGFGRIVSLSSSSALGNRGQANYSAVKAGLQGLTKTLAKELGKFGVTANAVAPGFIVTEMTAQTAERVGMGFEEFQSAAASMIPVQRVGRPEDVANAIAFFAGDDAGFVSGQVMYVAGGPLN; encoded by the coding sequence ATGTCCACCACCGAGCAGCGCGTAGCCGTCGTCACGGGTGCCGCACGAGGCATCGGCGCCGCCACCGCGATCCGCCTCGCGGCCGAGGGCCGCGCCGTCGCCGTACTCGACCTCGACGAGGCGGCCTGCAAGGACACCGTCGAGAAGATCACCGCCGCGGGCGGCACCGCCCTCGCGGTCGGCTGCGACGTCTCCGACAGCGCCCAGGTGGAGGCCGCCGTCGCGCGGATCGCCGCCGAGCTCGGGGCGCCGACGATCCTCGTCAACAACGCGGGCGTGCTCCGCGACAACCTGCTCTTCAAGATGTCGGAGTCCGACTGGGACCTCGTCATGAACGTGCACCTCAAGGGTGCCTTCCTGATGGCGAAGGCCTGCCAGAAGCACATGGTGGACGCGGGCTTCGGCCGGATCGTCTCCCTGTCCTCCTCCTCGGCGCTCGGCAACCGCGGCCAGGCCAACTACTCGGCCGTCAAGGCGGGCCTCCAGGGCCTCACCAAGACCCTCGCCAAGGAGCTCGGCAAGTTCGGCGTCACCGCCAACGCCGTCGCCCCCGGCTTCATCGTCACCGAGATGACCGCGCAGACCGCCGAGCGCGTCGGCATGGGCTTCGAGGAGTTCCAGTCCGCCGCCGCCTCCATGATCCCGGTCCAGCGGGTCGGCCGCCCCGAGGACGTCGCGAACGCGATCGCCTTCTTCGCGGGCGACGACGCCGGCTTCGTCTCCGGTCAGGTCATGTACGTGGCCGGCGGCCCGCTCAACTGA
- a CDS encoding ABC transporter substrate-binding protein — translation MFNRTSLQAAAALVSISLVSGCGVFSDSDSAGEQRIVIGTTSSPTTLDPAAAWDNSWELFRNVFQTLVSFPTGSTTPQSDAADCKFTDTSSRVFECKLQDGLTFSNGHKLDAEAVRHSIERIRTIDHKGGPNGMLGSLGKIETVGDRTIIFRLSKSDATFPFILATPAMSLVDPAEYPADKLRTDGKLVGSGPYVLDSYEERKTAELTKNPTYKGFAERKNGGVTIRYFDQSDAMVAALKKDEIDATYRGLSAEDVVALQDDKPENKGLQLVESTGADIRYLVFNTQDPSVAKLAVRKAIAQLVDRDELVNKVYQGTAEPLYSMVPKGIAAHTTKFFDRFGAPNAAEAKKILRAADITKPVELTFWYTTDRYGSSTAAEFAELKRQLEESGLFKVELHGKPWKEFQAGYQKGEYPVFGRGWFPDFPDPDNFVAPFVGKENVLGTPYLSPRITNELLPKSRRESDRGTVTDEFVEAQEILVQDVRLLPLWQGKLYIAAGEDIGGGERALDPQTVMQLWELHRRASW, via the coding sequence GTGTTCAACCGGACCAGTCTGCAGGCGGCTGCAGCCCTTGTGTCCATATCCCTGGTGTCCGGATGTGGTGTGTTTTCGGATAGTGATTCCGCCGGGGAGCAGAGAATCGTCATCGGTACGACGAGTTCTCCCACCACGCTTGATCCGGCCGCGGCCTGGGACAATTCCTGGGAGCTCTTCCGGAATGTCTTCCAGACGCTGGTGAGTTTCCCGACGGGCAGTACGACCCCGCAGTCGGACGCCGCCGACTGCAAGTTCACGGACACCTCCAGCCGGGTCTTCGAGTGCAAACTCCAGGACGGCCTGACGTTCTCCAACGGACACAAGCTGGACGCCGAGGCCGTACGGCATTCGATCGAGCGCATCCGCACGATCGACCACAAGGGCGGCCCCAACGGGATGCTCGGCTCGCTCGGCAAGATCGAGACGGTCGGCGACCGCACGATCATCTTCCGCCTCAGCAAGTCGGACGCCACCTTCCCGTTCATCCTCGCGACCCCCGCGATGTCGCTGGTGGACCCGGCCGAGTACCCGGCCGACAAGCTCCGCACGGACGGCAAGCTCGTCGGCTCGGGACCGTACGTCCTCGACTCGTACGAGGAGCGGAAGACCGCCGAGCTCACCAAGAACCCCACCTACAAGGGCTTCGCCGAGCGCAAGAACGGGGGGGTGACCATCCGGTACTTCGATCAGTCCGACGCGATGGTCGCCGCGCTCAAGAAGGACGAGATCGACGCCACCTACCGCGGCCTCTCCGCCGAGGACGTCGTCGCGCTCCAGGACGACAAGCCCGAGAACAAGGGCCTCCAGCTCGTCGAGTCGACCGGCGCCGACATCCGCTACCTGGTCTTCAACACCCAGGACCCCTCGGTCGCCAAGCTCGCCGTCCGCAAGGCCATCGCCCAGCTCGTCGACCGCGACGAACTGGTCAACAAGGTCTACCAGGGCACCGCCGAGCCCCTGTACTCCATGGTGCCCAAGGGCATCGCGGCCCACACCACCAAGTTCTTCGACCGCTTCGGAGCTCCGAACGCCGCCGAGGCCAAGAAGATCCTCAGGGCCGCCGACATCACCAAGCCCGTCGAGCTGACCTTCTGGTACACGACGGACCGGTACGGCTCCTCGACGGCCGCCGAGTTCGCCGAGCTGAAGCGCCAGCTGGAGGAGTCCGGCCTCTTCAAGGTCGAGCTGCACGGCAAGCCCTGGAAGGAGTTCCAGGCGGGCTACCAGAAGGGCGAGTACCCGGTCTTCGGGCGCGGCTGGTTCCCCGACTTCCCGGACCCGGACAACTTCGTCGCCCCCTTCGTGGGCAAGGAGAACGTCCTCGGTACGCCCTACCTGAGCCCGCGGATCACCAACGAGCTGCTCCCGAAGTCCCGTCGCGAGAGCGACCGCGGGACCGTCACGGACGAGTTCGTGGAGGCCCAGGAGATCCTGGTCCAGGACGTCCGTCTGCTGCCCCTGTGGCAGGGCAAGCTCTACATCGCGGCCGGCGAGGACATCGGCGGCGGCGAGCGGGCCCTCGACCCGCAGACGGTCATGCAGCTCTGGGAGCTGCACCGTCGCGCCAGCTGGTAG
- the lnt gene encoding apolipoprotein N-acyltransferase, with protein MRMPFAYRGQREDQGRGRDQDRRRDRRRAPARRRAVVRSLLALGCGALPALAFPAPGLWWWAYLALVPWMLLIRTAPGARRAGLDGWLGGVGFVLAVHHWLLPSLHVFLLPLAALLGLLWLPWGWLVRSLLGGTPSPLRAVAALLAVPSGWLLIELVRSWEGLGGPWGLLGASQWEVPAALRLASVGGVWLVSLLVVAANTAAVLLVAVPGPRAVGVAGLAACALVAGTAAWGVGAPREAGTVRVALVQPGVFGGPDGASRRFDRAEELTRSLAGQRLDLVVWGESGVGADPAGQPGIAARLTALARAVDAPLLVNVDARGADRPGIFKSAVLVGPTGLTGDRYDKMRLVPFGEYIPARTVLGWVTSVGKAAPEDRRRGTAPVVMALPTTAEAEGPLIGPLICFESAFPDMSRRLVRDGAGLLVVQSATSTFQESWAPVQHASLAALRAAETGRPVVHATLTGVSAAYGPDGRRIGPVLDTDASGVAVRELPLSATTTGYVRWGDWPLYGALAVVGAVCAAEGAGALRRPGAAPRGPRARTVRG; from the coding sequence ATGCGCATGCCGTTCGCATACCGGGGTCAGCGCGAGGACCAAGGCCGCGGCCGGGACCAGGACCGGCGTCGGGATCGGCGCCGGGCCCCGGCTCGCCGGCGTGCCGTCGTCCGGTCCCTCCTCGCCCTCGGCTGCGGCGCACTGCCCGCGCTCGCCTTCCCCGCCCCCGGTCTCTGGTGGTGGGCGTACCTGGCGCTCGTCCCGTGGATGCTCCTGATCCGTACGGCTCCGGGGGCCCGCCGCGCCGGTCTGGACGGCTGGCTGGGCGGGGTCGGCTTCGTGCTCGCCGTGCATCACTGGCTGCTGCCCAGTCTGCACGTCTTCCTCCTGCCGCTCGCCGCGCTGCTCGGCCTGCTGTGGCTGCCGTGGGGGTGGCTCGTACGGTCCCTGCTCGGCGGCACGCCGTCACCGCTGCGGGCGGTCGCCGCCCTGCTCGCGGTGCCCTCCGGCTGGCTGCTGATCGAACTGGTCCGCTCCTGGGAGGGCCTCGGCGGCCCGTGGGGGCTGCTGGGGGCGAGCCAGTGGGAGGTGCCGGCGGCGCTGCGGCTCGCCTCCGTCGGCGGGGTCTGGCTGGTGAGCCTGCTCGTGGTGGCGGCGAACACCGCCGCGGTGCTGCTCGTCGCGGTGCCGGGGCCGCGTGCCGTCGGGGTCGCGGGGCTCGCCGCCTGCGCGCTCGTGGCGGGCACCGCGGCCTGGGGCGTCGGGGCGCCGCGCGAGGCCGGGACGGTGCGCGTGGCCCTCGTACAGCCCGGGGTCTTCGGCGGTCCGGACGGGGCCTCGCGGCGCTTCGACCGTGCCGAGGAGCTGACCCGGTCGCTCGCGGGGCAGCGGCTCGACCTGGTGGTCTGGGGCGAGAGCGGCGTGGGCGCCGATCCGGCCGGGCAGCCCGGGATCGCCGCCCGGCTCACCGCGCTGGCGCGGGCGGTCGACGCGCCGCTCCTGGTGAACGTGGACGCGCGCGGGGCCGACCGCCCGGGCATCTTCAAGAGCGCCGTCCTGGTCGGTCCGACGGGGCTCACGGGCGATCGCTACGACAAGATGCGGCTCGTGCCGTTCGGCGAGTACATCCCCGCGCGTACCGTCCTGGGCTGGGTGACGTCGGTCGGGAAGGCGGCCCCGGAGGACCGGCGGCGGGGCACCGCGCCGGTCGTGATGGCGCTGCCCACCACCGCGGAGGCCGAGGGGCCGCTGATCGGGCCGCTGATCTGCTTCGAGTCCGCCTTCCCCGACATGAGTCGGCGGCTCGTACGGGACGGGGCCGGGCTCCTGGTCGTCCAGTCGGCGACCAGCACCTTCCAGGAGAGCTGGGCACCCGTCCAGCACGCGTCGCTCGCGGCGCTGCGGGCGGCGGAGACGGGCCGGCCCGTCGTCCACGCGACGCTCACCGGGGTCAGCGCCGCGTACGGTCCCGACGGGCGCCGGATCGGACCCGTGCTCGACACGGACGCGAGCGGCGTCGCCGTCCGCGAGCTGCCGCTCTCCGCGACGACGACGGGCTACGTCCGGTGGGGCGACTGGCCGTTGTACGGGGCGCTCGCCGTGGTGGGCGCGGTGTGCGCCGCCGAGGGCGCGGGCGCCCTCAGACGGCCTGGAGCAGCGCCTCGCGGACCACGCGCTCGCACAGTTCGTGGGTGA